One part of the Phragmites australis chromosome 3, lpPhrAust1.1, whole genome shotgun sequence genome encodes these proteins:
- the LOC133913443 gene encoding protein FAR1-RELATED SEQUENCE 12-like isoform X2 has product MVDQAAAPAPALAATAVLLPPPDPDEPLRADKEDASAAGAAPGERCRAMMEVVAKDGAGGKSKWKVSKLVVEHNHELRIAPGEVAATVPALGMEFDSVDAAKGFYYGYGERLGFKARTGSNRRSVGDGEKIMQRFLCWRGNYANRRSKGKDLDDANEAEEVSEGAAAAAGKRKREPHMTRSRKPGKKNAEVTEEDNRLEVGNGRGSRKGRSKKDVVGKYGDTIEKEVAHDAAEEDEGEDEGEGNHEGVEEEEFEVEVKERRGRGRPRKVVAEDNALQARVLRELGVRASQYSNEERKKILNKYLSKRQSRPTSGRPTKIASRQALAERRKRGDGGRFLAREGQLDSERRSKRLEKKNLKKEEEKAESKEEEIIAVEPDPEIEVVAGQGGEPKVGMVFLNEDKAYEFYVNYAGTAGFSVRKGWLDKTAKNVTKSRAYVCSKEGFRPKSVTAESKKPRPETRTGCQAHMTIKITASGKYVVTEYVAGHNHDLEAPLVDIQILRSQKLLAKVQQPPEQPKVILIPNDYKNYTRTKRTINMQLGDAQTICEYLQRMKGDNPSFFYAIQVDEDDQFTNVFWADVKSMMDYNYFGDVVCVDTRYCTRDYGRPLLLFIGVNHHKQPIIFGTAFIYDDSVESFKWLFETFKCAMSGKQPKTVLTDQSAALSDAVSSVWPGTAHRLSLLHLYLNATKILRDTFQDSETFARDFSRWLYDYEEEDDFLSSWEILSEKYNLKGNEWLSKLYEERERWALPYGHDTFCADITATLRSDNTDTILTDLLKPEIDLRNFFNNYDKFLDEKRLAEQQADYLGAQMTQSVAPLRLLWQTANSYTPTLFEMFRLEFEQISNCMVYSCGEIGSISEYQVTVKDRPRGQFVRFDSSECMVVCSCKKFEFTGLPCCHVLKILELRNIKELPPHYILKRWRKDAQSESTGANYGFLATDDDPKFSLSKRYNMLCRNLYKIAAKASGSFEASAFLESQYEQLLEQVEVLLQAKLHDKSSLSTILKGQQQNLLQNEASNSEPRRATGKKNKNAEVRRQQQSPLDSNKKKKGLLEPEEIEIPLRVVPPTVSNDITNHLRSPTNQFLAPSHIMQAPYVAQQFGLGSLQGFPGMSPFGQIQEPTPAPLQQPPHLQQPPFHSGPQIPQAPPPDIQSLQFLSSNPQLGHQTTDQGQYTIPVWDFL; this is encoded by the exons ATGGTCGACCAGGCcgcagcgccggcgccggcgctggcggCGACCGCCGTCCTGCTTCCCCCGCCGGATCCCGACGAGCCGCTCCGTGCTGATAAGGAGGACGCTTCAGCGGCGGGAGCAGCGCCGGGCGAGCGGTGCAGGGCGATGATGGAGGTGGTGGCGAAGGACGGGGCGGGGGGCAAAAGCAAGTGGAAGGTGTCCaagctggtggtggagcacaACCACGAGCTGCGGATCGCGCCGGGGGAGGTCGCGGCCACCGTGCCGGCGCTGGGGATGGAGTTCGACTCCGTCGACGCCGCCAAGGGGTTTTACTACGGGTACGGCGAGAGGCTGGGGTTCAAGGCGCGCACGGGCTCTAACCGCCGCTCTGTGGGCGACGGCGAGAAGATCATGCAGCGGTTCCTGTGCTGGAGAGGCAATTACGCGAATCGGAGGAGTAAGGGGAAGGATTTGGATGACGCGAACGAGGCGGAGGAGGTGTCAgagggtgctgctgctgctgcggggaagaggaagagggagcCCCATATGACGAGGAGCCGCAAGCCTGGGAAGAAGAATGCGGAGGTGACTGAGGAGGATAATAGGCTAGAGGTGGGGAATGGGAGGGGATCCAGGAAGGGTAGGAGTAAGAAGGATGTGGTGGGGAAGTATGGGGACACTATTGAAAAGGAGGTGGCACATGATGCTGCTGAGGAGGATGAAGGGGAGGATGAAGGGGAGGGGAATCACGAGGGAGTGGAAGAAGAGGAGTTCGAGGTGGAAGTGAAGgaaaggagggggagggggaggccaAGGAAGGTTGTTGCGGAGGACAATGCCCTGCAGGCACGAGTGTTGAGGGAACTCGGTGTGAGGGCGTCGCAGTACAGTAacgaggagaggaagaagatacTTAATAAGTACCTCTCAAAGCGACAGAGCAGACCTACCTCGGGCAGGCCTACCAAG ATTGCCTCACGACAAGCTTTGGCTGAAAGGCGTAAGCGTGGTGATGGAGGTAGATTTTTGGCAAGGGAAGGGCAGCTG GATTCAGAAAGGCGTTCCAAACGTCTTGAGaagaaaaatctcaaaaaagaagaagagaag GCTGAgagcaaagaagaagaaataattgCAGTGGAACCAGATCCAGAAATCGAAGTAGTTGCTGGACAAGGAGGAGAACCAAAGGTTGGGATGGTGTTCCTGAATGAGGACAAGGCCTATGAATTCTATGTCAACTATGCTGGAACTGCAGGGTTCAGTGTCCGAAAAGGCTGGTTGGACAAAACAGCAAAGAATGTTACGAAATCTCGGGCATATGTTTGTTCCAAGGAGGGATTCCGTCCAAAAAGTGTCACTGCCGAATCAAAGAAGCCACGGCCAGAAACAAGAACTGGTTGCCAGGCACACATGACTATTAAAATTACAGCTAGTGGAAAATATGTCGTGACTGAGTATGTGGCTGGTCATAATCATGATCTTGAAGCTCCCTTGGTGGACATTCAGATTTTGAGGTCACAGAAGTTATTAGCAAAGGTACAACAGCCTCCTGAACAACCAAAAGTTATTTTGATACCAAATGACTACAAGAACTACACAAGGACAAAACGTACAATAAATATGCAATTAGGTGATGCCCAGACCATTTGTGAATATTTACAAAGGATGAAAGGTGATAATCCTTCTTTCTTTTATGCCATTCAAGTAGATGAAGATGACCAATTCACAAATGTGTTCTGGGCAGATGTTAAATCAATGATGGATTATAACTATTTTGGCGATGTAGTGTGTGTTGACACAAGATATTGCACAAGGGATTACGGGAGACCGCTACTGTTGTTTATTGGTGTTAACCATCATAAGCAGCCAATAATATTTGGTACAGCATTCATTTATGATGACTCAGTTGAATCCTTTAAATGGTTGTTTGAAACTTTTAAATGTGCTATGAGTGGAAAGCAGCCAAAAACAGTTTTGACTGATCAGTCTGCAGCACTTAGTGATGCAGTCTCTTCTGTTTGGCCTGGGACAGCCCACCGATTGTCACTGTTGCATCTATATCTGAACGCTACCAAGATATTGAGGGATACCTTCCAAGACTCAGAAACTTTTGCACGTGATTTTAGTAGGTGGTTGTACGActatgaggaggaggatgacttCTTATCAAGCTGGGAAATCCTTTCAGAGAAGTACAATCTAAAGGGTAATGAGTGGCTAAGTAAATTGTACGAGGAAAGAGAAAGATGGGCTTTACCATATGGGCATGACACATTCTGTGCTGATATTACAGCCACACTCCGAAGTGATAATACAGATACTATCCTGACAGATCTTCTTAAACCAGAAATAGATCTTCGAAACTTCTTCAACAACTATGATAAATTTTTGGATGAGAAACGTCTAGCTGAACAACAAGCTGATTATCTTGGGGCTCAAATGACACAAAGTGTAGCACCACTGCGGCTGCTTTGGCAAACCGCTAATTCATATACTCCAACACTTTTTGAGATGTTCAGGTTGGAATTTGAACAGATCTCGAACTGCATGGTCTATAGCTGTGGCGAGATTGGATCAATATCCGAGTACCAGGTAACTGTCAAAGACAGGCCTCGGGGTCAGTTTGTTAGATTTGACTCATCAGAATGTATGGTTGTTTGTAGCTGTAAGAAGTTTGAATTCACAGGtcttccatgttgccatgtatTGAAAATACTAGAACTCAGGAATATTAAAGAACTTCCACCACACTATATCCTGAAAAGATGGAGAAAAGATGCTCAGAGTGAATCTACAGGGGCGAACTACGGTTTTTTGGCCACAGATGATGATCCCAAGTTTTCATTGTCAAAACGGTACAACATGTTGTGCCGGAATTTATATAAAATTGCAGCAAAAGCTTCAGGAAGCTTTGAAGCTTCTGCATTCCTGGAGAGCCAATATGAACAGCTTCTGGAACAAGTGGAGGTACTTTTGCAAGCAAAGTTGCATGATAAATCTTCCTTAAGCACTATCCTGAAAGGCCAGCAGCAAAATTTGCTTCAGAATGAGGCTAGCAACAGCGAACCCCGCAGAGCAACcggtaagaaaaataaaaatgcagAGGTGCGTCGCCAGCAACAAAGTCCTCTTGATtcaaataagaagaaaaaag GTCTACTAGAGCCTGAGGAGATCGAAATTCCACTTAGGGTTGTTCCTCCCACGGTATCAAATGATATTACAAATCATTTAAGAAGTCCAACCAACCAATTTCTTGCACCAAGCCATATAATGCAG GCACCGTATGTTGCACAGCAGTTTGGTCTTGGTTCTCTCCAGGGATTTCCGGGCATGTCACCATTTGGGCAG ATTCAAGAACCAACACCTGCTCCTCTTCAGCAACCTCCTCATCTACAACAACCACCCTTTCATAGTGGTCCTCAAATCCCCCAG GCTCCACCTCCAGACATACAGTCATTGCAGTTTCTTAGCAGCAATCCTCAACTGGGCCACCAGACGACGGATCAAGGCCAGTACACGATTCCAGTCTGGGATTTCCTGTGA
- the LOC133913444 gene encoding transcription factor GTE1-like isoform X2, protein MTPAVAEGAPPAAAPERVLETESEVDAFRRQLERRVNEVVDFDGKKHCSGGRKAGGGSRYGPYGGHSRGPPDLFRLFGVILREVTSRDWARPFMEPVDVVALKLDDYYEIISKPMDFSTIQNKMEGKDGSKYNNVREICSDVRLIFANAMKYNDEQNAVHRMAKRLLEIFEEKWLQLLPKVENEERRQMEESKDAVGTNTSREAAIAKLAKDTDDELSEINKQLEKLRKMVVQRCRKITTDEKRKLGAGLWHLSPEDLSKALEIVAQDNPSFQTKAEVVDLDMDAQSETTLWRLKFFVKEALERRADVVPGKVDENAKRKREICDALAKTALKRIKKQP, encoded by the exons ATGAcgccggcggtggcggagggagCGCCACCAGCCGCAGCGCCGGAGCGGGTCCTCGAGACGGAATCCGAGGTCGACGCGTTCCGGCGCCAG CTGGAGAGGAGGGTGAACGAGGTTGTGGACTTCGACGGCAAGAAGCATTGCAGCGGTGGGCGGAAGGCCGGCGGTGGCAGCAGGTACGGGCCGTACGGCGGTCACTCGAGGGGGCCGCCCGACCTTTTCCGCCTGTTCGGCGTCATTCTGCGCGAG GTCACCTCCCGTGATTGGGCTAGGCCATTTATGGAGCCGGTAGATGTTGTAGCCCTTAAGCTCGATGACTATTACGAG ATTATTTCCAAACCTATGGACTTCTCTACTATTCAAAACAAAATGGAAGGCAAGGATGGCTCCAAGTATAACAATGTACGAGAAATATGTTCTGATGTTAGATTAATTTTTGCCAATGCAATGAAGTACAATGATGAACAAAATGCTGTTCACCGAATGGCCAAAAGATTGCTTGAGATATTTGAAGAGAAATGGCTCCAGCTTCTTCCTAAAGTTGAGAATGAG GAAAGACGACAAATGGAGGAATCAAAGGATGCCGTTGGCACGAACACTTCTCGAGAAGCAGCTATTGCAAAATTAGCAAAGGATACCGATGATGAG CTGAGTGAGATCAATAAGCAGCTGGAGAAACTCCGGAAAATGGTGGTCCAGAGATGCAG GAAAATAACCACAGATGAGAAGAGGAAACTGGGTGCAGGCCTCTGGCACTTGTCTCCAGAAGATCTTAGCAAGGCACTAGAAATTGTTGCACAAGACAATCCTAGCTTCCAAACCAAAGCAGAAGTAGTGGATCTCGATATGGATGCCCAG AGCGAGACAACCCTCTGGAGGCTGAAATTCTTTGTGAAGGAAGCGTTGGAGCGACGGGCCGACGTTGTCCCCGGGAAGGTGGACGAAAACGcaaagagaaagagggagataTGCGATGCTCTGGCCAAAACCGCTTTGAAACGAATCAAGAAGCAGCCCTAG
- the LOC133913443 gene encoding protein FAR1-RELATED SEQUENCE 12-like isoform X1 yields MVDQAAAPAPALAATAVLLPPPDPDEPLRADKEDASAAGAAPGERCRAMMEVVAKDGAGGKSKWKVSKLVVEHNHELRIAPGEVAATVPALGMEFDSVDAAKGFYYGYGERLGFKARTGSNRRSVGDGEKIMQRFLCWRGNYANRRSKGKDLDDANEAEEVSEGAAAAAGKRKREPHMTRSRKPGKKNAEVTEEDNRLEVGNGRGSRKGRSKKDVVGKYGDTIEKEVAHDAAEEDEGEDEGEGNHEGVEEEEFEVEVKERRGRGRPRKVVAEDNALQARVLRELGVRASQYSNEERKKILNKYLSKRQSRPTSGRPTKIASRQALAERRKRGDGGRFLAREGQLDSERRSKRLEKKNLKKEEEKAESKEEEIIAVEPDPEIEVVAGQGGEPKVGMVFLNEDKAYEFYVNYAGTAGFSVRKGWLDKTAKNVTKSRAYVCSKEGFRPKSVTAESKKPRPETRTGCQAHMTIKITASGKYVVTEYVAGHNHDLEAPLVDIQILRSQKLLAKVQQPPEQPKVILIPNDYKNYTRTKRTINMQLGDAQTICEYLQRMKGDNPSFFYAIQVDEDDQFTNVFWADVKSMMDYNYFGDVVCVDTRYCTRDYGRPLLLFIGVNHHKQPIIFGTAFIYDDSVESFKWLFETFKCAMSGKQPKTVLTDQSAALSDAVSSVWPGTAHRLSLLHLYLNATKILRDTFQDSETFARDFSRWLYDYEEEDDFLSSWEILSEKYNLKGNEWLSKLYEERERWALPYGHDTFCADITATLRSDNTDTILTDLLKPEIDLRNFFNNYDKFLDEKRLAEQQADYLGAQMTQSVAPLRLLWQTANSYTPTLFEMFRLEFEQISNCMVYSCGEIGSISEYQVTVKDRPRGQFVRFDSSECMVVCSCKKFEFTGLPCCHVLKILELRNIKELPPHYILKRWRKDAQSESTGANYGFLATDDDPKFSLSKRYNMLCRNLYKIAAKASGSFEASAFLESQYEQLLEQVEVLLQAKLHDKSSLSTILKGQQQNLLQNEASNSEPRRATGKKNKNAEVRRQQQSPLDSNKKKKGRQGLLEPEEIEIPLRVVPPTVSNDITNHLRSPTNQFLAPSHIMQAPYVAQQFGLGSLQGFPGMSPFGQIQEPTPAPLQQPPHLQQPPFHSGPQIPQAPPPDIQSLQFLSSNPQLGHQTTDQGQYTIPVWDFL; encoded by the exons ATGGTCGACCAGGCcgcagcgccggcgccggcgctggcggCGACCGCCGTCCTGCTTCCCCCGCCGGATCCCGACGAGCCGCTCCGTGCTGATAAGGAGGACGCTTCAGCGGCGGGAGCAGCGCCGGGCGAGCGGTGCAGGGCGATGATGGAGGTGGTGGCGAAGGACGGGGCGGGGGGCAAAAGCAAGTGGAAGGTGTCCaagctggtggtggagcacaACCACGAGCTGCGGATCGCGCCGGGGGAGGTCGCGGCCACCGTGCCGGCGCTGGGGATGGAGTTCGACTCCGTCGACGCCGCCAAGGGGTTTTACTACGGGTACGGCGAGAGGCTGGGGTTCAAGGCGCGCACGGGCTCTAACCGCCGCTCTGTGGGCGACGGCGAGAAGATCATGCAGCGGTTCCTGTGCTGGAGAGGCAATTACGCGAATCGGAGGAGTAAGGGGAAGGATTTGGATGACGCGAACGAGGCGGAGGAGGTGTCAgagggtgctgctgctgctgcggggaagaggaagagggagcCCCATATGACGAGGAGCCGCAAGCCTGGGAAGAAGAATGCGGAGGTGACTGAGGAGGATAATAGGCTAGAGGTGGGGAATGGGAGGGGATCCAGGAAGGGTAGGAGTAAGAAGGATGTGGTGGGGAAGTATGGGGACACTATTGAAAAGGAGGTGGCACATGATGCTGCTGAGGAGGATGAAGGGGAGGATGAAGGGGAGGGGAATCACGAGGGAGTGGAAGAAGAGGAGTTCGAGGTGGAAGTGAAGgaaaggagggggagggggaggccaAGGAAGGTTGTTGCGGAGGACAATGCCCTGCAGGCACGAGTGTTGAGGGAACTCGGTGTGAGGGCGTCGCAGTACAGTAacgaggagaggaagaagatacTTAATAAGTACCTCTCAAAGCGACAGAGCAGACCTACCTCGGGCAGGCCTACCAAG ATTGCCTCACGACAAGCTTTGGCTGAAAGGCGTAAGCGTGGTGATGGAGGTAGATTTTTGGCAAGGGAAGGGCAGCTG GATTCAGAAAGGCGTTCCAAACGTCTTGAGaagaaaaatctcaaaaaagaagaagagaag GCTGAgagcaaagaagaagaaataattgCAGTGGAACCAGATCCAGAAATCGAAGTAGTTGCTGGACAAGGAGGAGAACCAAAGGTTGGGATGGTGTTCCTGAATGAGGACAAGGCCTATGAATTCTATGTCAACTATGCTGGAACTGCAGGGTTCAGTGTCCGAAAAGGCTGGTTGGACAAAACAGCAAAGAATGTTACGAAATCTCGGGCATATGTTTGTTCCAAGGAGGGATTCCGTCCAAAAAGTGTCACTGCCGAATCAAAGAAGCCACGGCCAGAAACAAGAACTGGTTGCCAGGCACACATGACTATTAAAATTACAGCTAGTGGAAAATATGTCGTGACTGAGTATGTGGCTGGTCATAATCATGATCTTGAAGCTCCCTTGGTGGACATTCAGATTTTGAGGTCACAGAAGTTATTAGCAAAGGTACAACAGCCTCCTGAACAACCAAAAGTTATTTTGATACCAAATGACTACAAGAACTACACAAGGACAAAACGTACAATAAATATGCAATTAGGTGATGCCCAGACCATTTGTGAATATTTACAAAGGATGAAAGGTGATAATCCTTCTTTCTTTTATGCCATTCAAGTAGATGAAGATGACCAATTCACAAATGTGTTCTGGGCAGATGTTAAATCAATGATGGATTATAACTATTTTGGCGATGTAGTGTGTGTTGACACAAGATATTGCACAAGGGATTACGGGAGACCGCTACTGTTGTTTATTGGTGTTAACCATCATAAGCAGCCAATAATATTTGGTACAGCATTCATTTATGATGACTCAGTTGAATCCTTTAAATGGTTGTTTGAAACTTTTAAATGTGCTATGAGTGGAAAGCAGCCAAAAACAGTTTTGACTGATCAGTCTGCAGCACTTAGTGATGCAGTCTCTTCTGTTTGGCCTGGGACAGCCCACCGATTGTCACTGTTGCATCTATATCTGAACGCTACCAAGATATTGAGGGATACCTTCCAAGACTCAGAAACTTTTGCACGTGATTTTAGTAGGTGGTTGTACGActatgaggaggaggatgacttCTTATCAAGCTGGGAAATCCTTTCAGAGAAGTACAATCTAAAGGGTAATGAGTGGCTAAGTAAATTGTACGAGGAAAGAGAAAGATGGGCTTTACCATATGGGCATGACACATTCTGTGCTGATATTACAGCCACACTCCGAAGTGATAATACAGATACTATCCTGACAGATCTTCTTAAACCAGAAATAGATCTTCGAAACTTCTTCAACAACTATGATAAATTTTTGGATGAGAAACGTCTAGCTGAACAACAAGCTGATTATCTTGGGGCTCAAATGACACAAAGTGTAGCACCACTGCGGCTGCTTTGGCAAACCGCTAATTCATATACTCCAACACTTTTTGAGATGTTCAGGTTGGAATTTGAACAGATCTCGAACTGCATGGTCTATAGCTGTGGCGAGATTGGATCAATATCCGAGTACCAGGTAACTGTCAAAGACAGGCCTCGGGGTCAGTTTGTTAGATTTGACTCATCAGAATGTATGGTTGTTTGTAGCTGTAAGAAGTTTGAATTCACAGGtcttccatgttgccatgtatTGAAAATACTAGAACTCAGGAATATTAAAGAACTTCCACCACACTATATCCTGAAAAGATGGAGAAAAGATGCTCAGAGTGAATCTACAGGGGCGAACTACGGTTTTTTGGCCACAGATGATGATCCCAAGTTTTCATTGTCAAAACGGTACAACATGTTGTGCCGGAATTTATATAAAATTGCAGCAAAAGCTTCAGGAAGCTTTGAAGCTTCTGCATTCCTGGAGAGCCAATATGAACAGCTTCTGGAACAAGTGGAGGTACTTTTGCAAGCAAAGTTGCATGATAAATCTTCCTTAAGCACTATCCTGAAAGGCCAGCAGCAAAATTTGCTTCAGAATGAGGCTAGCAACAGCGAACCCCGCAGAGCAACcggtaagaaaaataaaaatgcagAGGTGCGTCGCCAGCAACAAAGTCCTCTTGATtcaaataagaagaaaaaaggtaGACAAG GTCTACTAGAGCCTGAGGAGATCGAAATTCCACTTAGGGTTGTTCCTCCCACGGTATCAAATGATATTACAAATCATTTAAGAAGTCCAACCAACCAATTTCTTGCACCAAGCCATATAATGCAG GCACCGTATGTTGCACAGCAGTTTGGTCTTGGTTCTCTCCAGGGATTTCCGGGCATGTCACCATTTGGGCAG ATTCAAGAACCAACACCTGCTCCTCTTCAGCAACCTCCTCATCTACAACAACCACCCTTTCATAGTGGTCCTCAAATCCCCCAG GCTCCACCTCCAGACATACAGTCATTGCAGTTTCTTAGCAGCAATCCTCAACTGGGCCACCAGACGACGGATCAAGGCCAGTACACGATTCCAGTCTGGGATTTCCTGTGA
- the LOC133913444 gene encoding transcription factor GTE1-like isoform X1 produces MTPAVAEGAPPAAAPERVLETESEVDAFRRQVDDLASKTDLLERRVNEVVDFDGKKHCSGGRKAGGGSRYGPYGGHSRGPPDLFRLFGVILREVTSRDWARPFMEPVDVVALKLDDYYEIISKPMDFSTIQNKMEGKDGSKYNNVREICSDVRLIFANAMKYNDEQNAVHRMAKRLLEIFEEKWLQLLPKVENEERRQMEESKDAVGTNTSREAAIAKLAKDTDDELSEINKQLEKLRKMVVQRCRKITTDEKRKLGAGLWHLSPEDLSKALEIVAQDNPSFQTKAEVVDLDMDAQSETTLWRLKFFVKEALERRADVVPGKVDENAKRKREICDALAKTALKRIKKQP; encoded by the exons ATGAcgccggcggtggcggagggagCGCCACCAGCCGCAGCGCCGGAGCGGGTCCTCGAGACGGAATCCGAGGTCGACGCGTTCCGGCGCCAGGTCGACGACCTCGCCTCCAAGACCGACCTT CTGGAGAGGAGGGTGAACGAGGTTGTGGACTTCGACGGCAAGAAGCATTGCAGCGGTGGGCGGAAGGCCGGCGGTGGCAGCAGGTACGGGCCGTACGGCGGTCACTCGAGGGGGCCGCCCGACCTTTTCCGCCTGTTCGGCGTCATTCTGCGCGAG GTCACCTCCCGTGATTGGGCTAGGCCATTTATGGAGCCGGTAGATGTTGTAGCCCTTAAGCTCGATGACTATTACGAG ATTATTTCCAAACCTATGGACTTCTCTACTATTCAAAACAAAATGGAAGGCAAGGATGGCTCCAAGTATAACAATGTACGAGAAATATGTTCTGATGTTAGATTAATTTTTGCCAATGCAATGAAGTACAATGATGAACAAAATGCTGTTCACCGAATGGCCAAAAGATTGCTTGAGATATTTGAAGAGAAATGGCTCCAGCTTCTTCCTAAAGTTGAGAATGAG GAAAGACGACAAATGGAGGAATCAAAGGATGCCGTTGGCACGAACACTTCTCGAGAAGCAGCTATTGCAAAATTAGCAAAGGATACCGATGATGAG CTGAGTGAGATCAATAAGCAGCTGGAGAAACTCCGGAAAATGGTGGTCCAGAGATGCAG GAAAATAACCACAGATGAGAAGAGGAAACTGGGTGCAGGCCTCTGGCACTTGTCTCCAGAAGATCTTAGCAAGGCACTAGAAATTGTTGCACAAGACAATCCTAGCTTCCAAACCAAAGCAGAAGTAGTGGATCTCGATATGGATGCCCAG AGCGAGACAACCCTCTGGAGGCTGAAATTCTTTGTGAAGGAAGCGTTGGAGCGACGGGCCGACGTTGTCCCCGGGAAGGTGGACGAAAACGcaaagagaaagagggagataTGCGATGCTCTGGCCAAAACCGCTTTGAAACGAATCAAGAAGCAGCCCTAG